From the genome of Halomonas sp. 1513, one region includes:
- a CDS encoding 2OG-Fe(II) oxygenase, whose product MSASPAFDPQRLAALVDALVAQGWFVGEEFIDAELCQALFAEVSQLAELDALAAAGIGRGSEHHLRRDVRGDAIHWLDRQSLAQRRYLAAMAELQQSLNQALYLGLFEFEAHFAHYPPGSFYKTHVDSFQGRANRVVSTVLYLNPEWPTDGGGEMAIYASQDSQREVARVRPEAGTFACFLSETVPHEVLPTRLPRASIAGWFRRNASLGGRIDPAR is encoded by the coding sequence ATGAGCGCCTCGCCCGCCTTCGACCCGCAGCGGCTGGCAGCGCTGGTCGATGCCCTGGTCGCCCAGGGCTGGTTCGTGGGCGAGGAGTTCATCGACGCCGAGCTGTGCCAGGCGCTGTTCGCCGAGGTCAGTCAGCTTGCCGAACTCGACGCCCTGGCTGCCGCCGGTATCGGCCGCGGCAGCGAGCACCACCTGCGCCGCGACGTGCGCGGCGACGCCATCCACTGGCTCGACCGCCAGAGCCTGGCCCAGCGCCGCTACCTCGCGGCCATGGCCGAGCTGCAGCAGAGCCTCAATCAGGCACTCTATCTGGGGCTGTTCGAGTTCGAGGCGCACTTCGCCCACTACCCGCCGGGCAGTTTCTACAAGACCCATGTCGACAGCTTCCAGGGCCGCGCCAACCGCGTGGTCTCCACGGTGCTCTACCTCAACCCCGAGTGGCCCACCGACGGTGGCGGCGAGATGGCGATCTACGCCAGTCAGGACTCGCAGCGAGAGGTCGCTCGAGTGCGCCCTGAAGCCGGCACCTTCGCCTGCTTTCTCTCCGAGACGGTGCCCCACGAGGTGCTGCCGACCCGCTTGCCGCGGGCCAGCATCGCCGGCTGGTTCCGACGCAACGCCTCACTGGGCGGGCGGATCGACCCGGCAAGGTAG
- a CDS encoding CoA pyrophosphatase, with amino-acid sequence MLEKLRERLQAHRPQRLTLAMPEAAVLIPIVTRQEPTLLFTRRADHLNTHRGQVAFPGGKREAHDRDLLETALRESEEEIALPPSRVELLGQLSEVVSLHGLKVTPYVGLIPPDLPLTPDPSELDAIFEVPLALFLDDCRSHTDVITVDGRPYYVPSYQAQGQVIWGLSAMMLVELLSEGFGCPVSLDRAPEGGPLRHRPPRRGPRQTVPNTHSRQD; translated from the coding sequence ATGTTAGAGAAACTGCGCGAGCGCCTGCAAGCACACCGCCCTCAACGCCTGACACTCGCCATGCCCGAGGCCGCGGTGCTGATCCCGATCGTGACCCGGCAAGAGCCGACGCTGCTGTTCACCCGCCGCGCCGACCACCTCAACACCCATCGCGGCCAGGTGGCGTTTCCCGGCGGCAAGCGCGAGGCCCACGACCGCGACCTGCTGGAGACCGCGCTGCGCGAGTCCGAGGAGGAGATCGCCCTGCCTCCTTCGCGAGTCGAGCTGCTTGGCCAGCTCAGCGAGGTGGTCTCGCTGCACGGCCTCAAGGTCACCCCCTACGTGGGGCTGATCCCGCCGGATCTGCCGCTGACCCCGGACCCCAGCGAGCTCGACGCGATCTTCGAGGTGCCGCTGGCGCTGTTTCTCGACGACTGCCGCAGCCACACCGACGTGATCACCGTCGATGGCCGTCCCTACTACGTGCCCAGCTATCAGGCCCAGGGCCAGGTGATCTGGGGGCTCTCGGCAATGATGCTGGTGGAGCTGCTCAGCGAGGGGTTCGGCTGCCCGGTGAGCCTCGATCGCGCCCCCGAGGGCGGCCCGCTTCGCCATCGCCCGCCGCGCCGCGGACCACGACAAACCGTACCCAACACCCACTCCCGACAAGATTGA